In Deltaproteobacteria bacterium, the sequence GATCCTCGTACAGGAGAAGGTTCTGCGCCCGCTGGCCGCCTTCGGCCACGGTCAACCCGCCCTGATCACAGGACGGCCACTGCTCCGACTGCGCCCTGACGCCGGGGTCCGCCAGAAGCTCGCTCAGAAGCGGCCCCATCTTCTCCCAGCGTTTGTCGACATCGGCCTCGCCGGCATGGAGTTGACGGACGGCCGTGATGAAGCGCTTGGCGGCGGATGGCTCCGTTTCCTGGGTCGGCATGGGACGTGCGCTCATGGTGTTTCCTCCCTTGGCTTCGCGGGGCGTGATTGCTGGTGCGTTTGTCGGGAGCGGGCTTGCCCGCCCCATGAGACTCAGAAGTATCCGAGGATCGGGCGCCCCTGTCAACCCGCATCCACGCCCTTGACCGCCTGCACGCGACTCGTGTCACGCAGCTTGTCGAACGGGTCCTTCTCCACCTCGAAGTAGTAGGGTTGCGCGGAACTCTTCAGGATGTAGCGATTGCTCTCGTCGGGCGCCACCACGATATGCTCGACGGGCGTTCCCTCCTTGAGCTCGATGGTGTATCGCACGACCGGCTTGCCGGCCTCGAACCGTGCCCGGCCGCCGTCGCCCAGCACGTCCGTAAAGGTCACCTCGGAGACCCGTTCGACCATCTCCTGCACGGGCTCGACGTCGGTCTGCTCGTTCTCGCGCAGGTCTTCCACCTGGAACCCTCCGTCCTTGGCCTTCAACGCGAAGGCTCCCAGATCGATGCGCGCGATGTCGTTCACCGGCGTCTTGAGCGCCTCCGTGTCGTACCACTGGCTGGGGTCCACCGGCGCGTCGAAGGCATTGAAGTCAACGGCGTAGGTATGCTCGTCGCCGTCGAGGCGCGCGTGGACCTTGCGAAAGCCCGGGGACGAGCCCAGGAAGACGTCGCCCAGCACCGCCTCGCCCTCGAGGAACCGCACCCGCCTTTCGAACGCGTCCATCGTCACCTTGAACTGCCGCGCCGCCACCATCGTCTGTCCCACCGGCCACGACCGCCGGGCGCCGAGGAGCTTGTCCGTGAACTGCTCGAACTTCGCGGACAGCACGGGGAAATCGCTCTTGTGCGGCAACACCCACCCGTCCCCCTTGCGCGTCAGGCGCAGGAGACGCTCCCCCGGCTGCTCGATGGTGACCGTATCCGCGCTGTCCACGTCCACGGCCACGAGCGGTGTGTCGGCCTTGAACGGGTCGGGCGCGTCCCCCTCCAGGTGGACCCAGGCCACGAGTCCGGCCTGCAGCACCAACAACAGCAGCAGGAACTTGATCGATCGACTCACGCTGAACCCTCTAGACCGCCAGCACCCGGTGATAGCGATCCCGAACGCGGCGCAAATGGTAGCGATGGCCGCCGTAGACCAGCGCGAGACCCGCCAGCACCAAAGCGTAGTTGAGATACTCCCAGAACGCCTTCCGCTCCCGCGTCATGGGGACCAGCGTGCGCGCGAAACGGGCACGGCTGCGGATGGACAGCAGCGCCCGGTCCTCCAGCGCCCAGTCCACCACGTTCTCCATGAACTGCAGCGAGTTGACGAAGCGATCGTTGGCCGCCGCGCGCGAGAGCTGCAGCGTCTGGTCGGTGAAGGCGTCGTTGGAGCCCACCAGGATGATGCGCGCCGATTCCGGCGACTTGTCGATCAGACCCGTCACCACCGGCTCCGGCTTTTCTTCGGCGGTTTCCTGCGCGGGTTCGGCGGCCGCCGTCTCCTCCGGCTTCTCCTCATCGTCCGCGGCCAGCAGCGGCGACTCCTTGCCCGCGTAATACGAGCGGAAGACTCCTTCCACCACTCCGGCCAGCACCCGCGCCTCGGGCTGTCCCTCGCGCTCGAACCCCAGCTTGGGGTGGAGTTTGTAGTCCGGGTGCACCTTCAAGGAGTCGGACACCCAGGATTCGCCGGAGCTGGCGAGCAGCGGCGTCGCGCGGACGCCCCCGTCCTCGTCGTCGGGAAGCGACAGCGGCGACGCCCAGCTCAGGGTCAACTGGGGCAGCCGGGCGGTGATGGGGTTGTCCTCGTTGAGTCCCCGGCCGCGCACGTCGACGAAATAGGGATAGGGCACGAGCTGGAGCTCCCGCACCGTGAACGTGCCCACCTGCCGGTTCACCGTCACCGGGAAGGGCTCGTTCTGCGGGTCCAGCACCAGGGTCTTTCGCACGGTCACGCCGTAGTGTTTCAGCAACGGTTCGAGGCCGGAGGTATGCGGACTGGCGGCCAGGCCGGCCTGGGTCCGCGTGACGGCATAGGGCGAGGTCAGGAGCGCCACCGAGCCGCCCTTCATCAGGAACTGGTCGACGGCGAACCGCTGCTTGGCCGTGAAGTCCGCGGGTGACGCCAGGAGCAGCAGGTCCACGTTGTCCGGCACCACTCCGGACGTCATGTCCACCAGTTGGACGCGGTAATTCTCCTGCAGCTTCTGCGCCAGGAACCGGAAGCCGCGCTCCGGAGGCAGCGGACGCATCCCCGGCTGCCGTGGCGGTCGAAGCGGAGGCACGTGCATGCCGATGGTCTTGATGAACCCCGGCGCCAGGCGCCGGAGCGCCCCCTCGATGCTGCGCCGGACGGCCTCCTGGTTGAGCTTTTCCGGCAGGGGCACCTGCACCGTGGTGCCGTTGTTCTTCATCAGCATGTAGAAGTAGAACTTCTTGGGGTCCAGGGGACCCAGGGACATGGGGCGAAAGCCATGCCGCTCCGCAAGCTGACGCGCCACCGCGCCGCCCTCCGCCTCCGGATCGACCACGGTATACTTGAGCTTCCCATCCGACTCCTTGCGCAGCTCCCTCAGCGAGATCAGCAACTGCCTGCGGAAAACCGCCATGGACTCGGGCAGTTTCTCCCTGGGCGAGACGTACGCCTCGAATTCCACGGGCTGATCGATGCCGGCGAAGAGCGCGCCGATGTCCTGGAAGCCGTAAAGCACCTTCTTGATGCCGCGGGCAAGGTCGTACTCGAGGTTGCGAAGGCGCACCTGCGTTCCCGTCCTTCCGCCCCTGATCTCGATCAGATCGGTGAAGCGCAGCACCTCGTGCTTGTCGCCGTACTGGAGCAGCAGGTCGAAGTAGGAGTTGACCAGCGAGTTCTGGTAACGGTCGACCGTGCGGAAGGGGGTCGGACGGATGTTGTAGCGCTGGTTGGCCTCTTCCTCCAGACCGGGATCTTCCCGCGGGTCGACGAACTCGGCGCGCACCCGACCGCCGCTGATGGACTCGATCTCGCGGATGGTGTCGCGGATCCTCGGGATCAGGGGCGTCAGCAACGGGTGCGTCCGTGCGCTGAAGTAGCCGCGGATGAGCAGCGGCTCCTGCAACTGGGCCACGAGGTCGCGGGTTGCCCGCGAGATGGAGTAGTCCCGGTCCGCGGTGAGGTCCGCGCGCACCGTGACGCCGCGCTGCAGCCAGAAGTTGGCCAGCACGAAGTTGGCCACCACCAGGGCCGTGGCCAACCGCCACGCCCGGTGGCGCGGCTTCTGCCCCTCCCTGGACCAACG encodes:
- a CDS encoding DUF4340 domain-containing protein, producing the protein MSRSIKFLLLLLVLQAGLVAWVHLEGDAPDPFKADTPLVAVDVDSADTVTIEQPGERLLRLTRKGDGWVLPHKSDFPVLSAKFEQFTDKLLGARRSWPVGQTMVAARQFKVTMDAFERRVRFLEGEAVLGDVFLGSSPGFRKVHARLDGDEHTYAVDFNAFDAPVDPSQWYDTEALKTPVNDIARIDLGAFALKAKDGGFQVEDLRENEQTDVEPVQEMVERVSEVTFTDVLGDGGRARFEAGKPVVRYTIELKEGTPVEHIVVAPDESNRYILKSSAQPYYFEVEKDPFDKLRDTSRVQAVKGVDAG
- a CDS encoding Gldg family protein; protein product: MAGSIWSIAKKEFSTYFSSPVAFIFLGTFSAVCLFIFFWVEQFFSRNIVDVRPLFEWMPILLIFLSAALTMKMWSEERRMETLEFLFTMPVKTLHLVLGKFLACLGLVAIALALTVGVPATVSFMGPLDWGPVLGAYVASLLLAAAYCSIGLYISARNESQIASLILTTVIGFVFYLLGSLTFGSLVGHQWAEYLGLAATGVRFESITRGILDLRDVYYYVSVVGVFLALNVFSLERLRWSREGQKPRHRAWRLATALVVANFVLANFWLQRGVTVRADLTADRDYSISRATRDLVAQLQEPLLIRGYFSARTHPLLTPLIPRIRDTIREIESISGGRVRAEFVDPREDPGLEEEANQRYNIRPTPFRTVDRYQNSLVNSYFDLLLQYGDKHEVLRFTDLIEIRGGRTGTQVRLRNLEYDLARGIKKVLYGFQDIGALFAGIDQPVEFEAYVSPREKLPESMAVFRRQLLISLRELRKESDGKLKYTVVDPEAEGGAVARQLAERHGFRPMSLGPLDPKKFYFYMLMKNNGTTVQVPLPEKLNQEAVRRSIEGALRRLAPGFIKTIGMHVPPLRPPRQPGMRPLPPERGFRFLAQKLQENYRVQLVDMTSGVVPDNVDLLLLASPADFTAKQRFAVDQFLMKGGSVALLTSPYAVTRTQAGLAASPHTSGLEPLLKHYGVTVRKTLVLDPQNEPFPVTVNRQVGTFTVRELQLVPYPYFVDVRGRGLNEDNPITARLPQLTLSWASPLSLPDDEDGGVRATPLLASSGESWVSDSLKVHPDYKLHPKLGFEREGQPEARVLAGVVEGVFRSYYAGKESPLLAADDEEKPEETAAAEPAQETAEEKPEPVVTGLIDKSPESARIILVGSNDAFTDQTLQLSRAAANDRFVNSLQFMENVVDWALEDRALLSIRSRARFARTLVPMTRERKAFWEYLNYALVLAGLALVYGGHRYHLRRVRDRYHRVLAV